A region from the Rosa rugosa chromosome 6, drRosRugo1.1, whole genome shotgun sequence genome encodes:
- the LOC133714525 gene encoding nuclear pore complex protein NUP96, giving the protein MISHTSHSSISHHGYLTCAAQPPAHCTPPQLQHDVVHGGHHKRTLCELYNDTIVTSSTMEVDAGTPNSQIPAQHKKRRTGVLLSETFSNGNGAFSLPYLPTLEAADYYVQPSLKELAARERMDPGYSTRVLDFTVGRFGYGSVKYPGETDVRCLELDRIVKFRRHEVIVYEDESAKPLVGEGLNKPAEVTLMLQTRVSCVDQRQKENIVKILRQSVEGQGAHFVSFNPENGEWKFFVNHFSRFGLTEEDEEDMMMEDTDVAEDPSELNHDEISDADEENQMDPTGIVLSHSLPAHLGLDPIKMQEMRMLMFSDLDEEAEDLKELPAHYNPSFGKEYSRSPLENAQRMSYRSTPPAVRKTPLALLEYKHGSFDSNSPGAILMAQENKALPLKTLKEGFKLDLSSETPVTRKDSRNIVDAGLLMGRSFRVGWGPNGILVHAGTPIGSNGSQRVLSSVINIEKVAIDNVVRDESTKVRAELVETAITSPLELHKGLFHETKEVEIGSFSLRLQKLVSNRFMLSDICRSYVDIIERQLEVPGLSSSPCLVLTHQIMIWELIKVLFSERENGEKMESFGADDEEEMVQDEKLPSQETDPEALPLIRRAEFSYWLQENVRHRVEEIISLNESNYLESILLLLSGRQLDEAVELAASQGDVRLACLLSQSGGSIVNRSDIAQQLELWRINGLDFSFIEKDRIRLYELLAGNVHSAFHDIEVDWKRFLGLLMWYHLAPNTPLPTVFRTYHDLLNENKAPYPVPVYIDGHVEVTVDRSAEKRYDLSYYLMMLHGNEDSEVDFLKTMFSAFSSTYDPLDYHMIWHQRAVLEAVGVISANDLHVLDMGFVSQLLCLGQCHWAIYVVLHMAYCEDFPYLHANLIREILFQYCDSWSSQISQRQFIEDLGIPKAWLHEAMAVYFNYYGDLSKALEHFMECANWQKAHSIFVTSVAHTLFLSAKHSEIWRLATSMEDHKSEIENWDLGAGIYISFYLTRSSLQGADDAMSELDSVESKNAASRKFLGQLNLSLAVWGAKLPMDVRVVYSKMADEICNLILSDISEGPTRDVQLSCFDTVFSAPIPQDLRSNHLQDAVSLFTCFLSEVAT; this is encoded by the exons ATGATTTCTCATACTTCGCACTCCTCTATCAGCCACCATGGCTACCTCACTTGTGCGGCTCAACCCCCAGCACACTGCACTCCTCCACAGCTTCAACACGACGTCGTCCATGGCGGCCATCATAAGA GGACTCTTTGTGAACTCTATAATGATACTATTGTGACTTCCTCTACAATGGAAGTTGATGCCGGAACTCCGAATTCGCAAATTCCAGCTCAACACAAAAAAAGAAGGACCGGAGTTTTGTTGTCCGAGACTTTTAGTAATGGTAATGGCGCTTTTTCCTTACCCTACCTACCAACTCTTGAAGCAGCTGATTACTATGTGCAGCCTTCTTTGAAGGAACTGGCTGCTCGAGAACGTATGGATCCTGGTTATTCTACCCGAGTTTTGGACTTTACGGTTGGGAGGTTTGGTTATGGATCTGTCAAGTATCCTGGGGAGACTGATGTTAGGTGTTTAGAATTAGATAGAATTGTCAAGTTCCGCAGGCATGAGGTGATTGTATATGAAGATGAGAGTGCCAAGCCTTTGGTTGGCGAGGGCCTTAACAAGCCTGCTGAAGTAACTTTGATGCTACAAACAAGGGTATCGTGTGTTGACCAGAGACAGAAAGAAAATATCGTGAAAATATTGAGACAAAGTGTGGAGGGACAAGGAGCTCATTTTGTTTCGTTTAATCCAGAAAATGGGGAATGGAAATTCTTTGTTAACCATTTTAGCAGATTTGGGTTgactgaagaagatgaagaagatatgATGATGGAAGATACTGATGTAGCTGAAGATCCTTCGGAATTAAACCATGATGAGATCTCTGATGCTGATGAAGAAAACCAAATGGATCCTACAGGAATTGTGCTCTCGCATTCTCTTCCTGCTCATCTTGGGCTTGACCCCATCAAGATGCAAGAAATGAGAATGTTGATGTTTTCTGATTTGGATGAGGAAGCCGAGGATTTGAAAGAATTACCTGCACATTATAATCCATCATTTGGTAAAGAATACTCAAGATCTCCTTTAGAAAATGCTCAAAGGATGAGTTATCGATCTACTCCACCAGCTGTGCGAAAGACCCCTCTAGCATTGCTTGAGTACAAGCATGGTAGTTTTGACTCAAACTCTCCTGGAGCCATTCTAATGGCCCAGGAAAATAAAGCCTTGCCATTGAAGACACTAAAAGAAGGTTTTAAGCTTGATCTCAGTAGTGAAACACCAGTAACTAGAAAGGATTCTCGCAACATAGTTGATGCAGGTTTGTTAATGGGTAGGTCTTTTCGAGTAGGATGGGGCCCAAATGGAATTCTTGTCCATGCTGGCACACCAATAGGCAGTAATGGTTCCCAAAGGGTGCTGTCATCTGTGATTAATATAGAGAAGGTTGCTATTGACAATGTTGTCAGAGATGAAAGTACCAAGGTTAGAGCAGAACTTGTCGAAACGGCTATCACTTCTCCATTGGAGCTTCACAAGGGACTGTTTCATGAAACAAAAGAAGTTGAAATTGGATCCTTCAGTCTGAGACTTCAGAAGCTTGTCTCGAATCGGTTTATGCTATCAGATATTTGCAGGAGTTATGTAGATATTATTGAGAGGCAGCTGGAGGTTCCTGGTTTATCTTCCTCTCCTTGTTTGGTTTTGACACATCAAATTATGATTTGGGAATTGATAAAAGTTCTTTTCTCTGAAAGGGAAAATGGCGAGAAAATGGAATCTTTTGGTGCTGATGATGAGGAAGAAATGGTGCAGGATGAGAAGCTCCCTTCACAGGAAACCGACCCGGAAGCATTACCTCTAATTAGGAGGGCCGAATTCAGTTACTGGTTACAAGAGAATGTGCGCCATCGAGTAGAAGAAATCATCTCCTTGAATGAGTCCAATTATCTGGAATCCATATTATTACTTCTGAGTGGGCGGCAGCTGGATGAAGCTGTGGAACTGGCTGCTTCTCAGGGAGATGTGAGATTGGCTTGTTTGTTAAGTCAGTCTGGTGGGTCCATAGTTAATCGTTCTGACATTGCACAACAGCTTGAGCTTTGGAGGATCAATGGACTGGATTTCAGTTTCATTGAGAAAGATAGGATAAGGCTTTATGAGTTGCTTGCGGGTAATGTCCACAGTGCTTTTCATGATATTGAAGTTGATTGGAAGAGGTTTCTTGGGTTATTGATGTGGTATCACTTAGCACCTAATACTCCATTACCCACTGTTTTCCGCACATATCATGATCTTCTTAATGAGAATAAGGCTCCATATCCTGTTCCTGTTTACATTGATGGACATGTAGAAGTGACTGTGGATCGGAGTGCAGAGAAACGTTATGACCTATCATATTACCTTATGATGCTACATGGCAATGAAGATAGTGAAGTTGATTTCCTGAAGACCATGTTCAGTGCTTTCTCATCAACATATGATCCACTTGATTACCATATGATCTGGCATCAGCGTGCTGTGTTGGAAGCAGTTGGGGTCATCAGCGCCAATGATCTTCATGTTCTTGACATGGGATTTGTTTCCCAGTTGTTGTGTCTTGGGCAATGTCATTGGGCCATCTATGTGGTCCTTCACATGGCCTATTGTGAAGACTTTCCATATCTTCATGCTAATCTTATTAGGGAAATTTTGTTCCAATATTGTGATTCTTGGAGCTCACAAATATCACAACGCCAATTCATTGAGGACTTGGGTATTCCTAAAGCATGGCTTCATGAGGCTATG GCAGTTTATTTCAATTATTATGGGGATCTGTCAAAGGCACTTGAACACTTCATGGAATGTGCAAACTGGCAGAAAGCGCATTCTATTTTCGTAACTTCTGTTGCTCACACGTTATTCTTGTCAG CCAAACACTCAGAGATATGGAGGCTAGCGACTTCCATGGAGGACCACAAATCAGAAATTGAAAATTGGGACTTGGGAGCTGGCATCTACATTTCATTCTATCTAACAAGAAGTTCATTGCAGGGAGCTGACGATGCCATGAGTGAACTG GATTCTGTTGAAAGCAAAAATGCTGCTTCCAGAAAGTTTCTTGGTCAGTTAAACTTGTCTTTGGCTGTTTGGGGTGCCAAGCTACCAATGGATGTGAG AGTCGTCTATTCGAAGATGGCGGATGAAATATGCAACTTGATTTTGTCTGATATTAGCGAGGGCCCAACACGAGATGTTCAGTTAAGTTGCTTTGACACCGTTTTCAGTGCGCCCATACCTCAGGACCTTCGCTCAAATCATTTGCAAGATGCAGTGTCTCTCTTTACATGCTTTCTATCCGAAGTTGCTACATAG
- the LOC133715929 gene encoding phytol kinase 1, chloroplastic isoform X1 gives MTLLSFTPSRHLNLNPTTTFVSIVRRPPLNPVPSSLFFCPTSPPLPLHILYRPPRPSLSLVSAPRAASSAGYLLHDAGATALVLAGAYTLVLCFDNLTKRNLLQQSLSRKLVHISSGLLFVLSWPIFSTSTEARYFASVVPLFNGLRLLLSGLSLVPNEGLVKSVTREGNPKELLRGPLYYVLILILSALVFWRESPVGVISLAMMCGGDGVADIMGRRFGSIKIPYNQKKSWAGSISMFVFGFLVSLGMLYYYSILGYFNLDWMDTVQKVAFVSLVATAVESLPITEIVDDNISVPLASMAAAYFSFSL, from the exons ATGACCCTCTTATCCTTCACCCCCTCTCGCCACCTTAACCTCAACCCCACTACCACTTTCGTCTCTATCGTACGCCGTCCCCCTCTCAACCCAGTTCCCTCCTCCCTCTTCTTCTGCCCCACCTCCCCTCCACTTCCGCTCCACATCCTCTACCGCCCCCCACGCCCCTCCCTTTCCCTCGTCTCCGCTCCACGCGCCGCCTCCTCCGCCGGGTACCTCTTGCATGATGCAGGAGCCACCGCCCTCGTACTCGCCGGCGCCTACACTCTCGTCCTCTGCTTCGATAATCTCACCAAGCGAAACCTCCTCCAACAG AGTTTGAGCAGAAAATTGGTCCACATATCATCTGGCCTGCTCTTCGTGCTTTCCTGGCCAATTTTCAG CACGTCAACCGAAGCTCGCTACTTTGCCTCTGTGGTACCCCTCTTTAATGGGTTGAGGCTTCTTCTTAGTGGCCTCTCCTTGGTCCCCAATGAAGGGCTAGTCAAATCTGTCACTCGTGAAGGAAACCCAAA GGAGTTGCTTAGGGGACCCTTGTATTATGTTCTTATACTGATCCTATCCGCTCTAGTGTTTTGGCGCGAGTCTCCGGTTGGAGTGATCTCCTTAGCAATGATGTGTGGTGGTGATG GTGTTGCTGATATCATGGGTAGAAGATTTGGGTCCATAAAGATCCCCTATAATCAAAAGAAGAGTTGGGCTGGGAGCATTTCCATGTTTGTTTTTGGGTTCTTGGTTTCCCTTGGGATGCTCTACTATTACTCAATTTTGGGATATTTCAATTTGGATTGGATGGATACGGTGCAAAAGGTTGCTTTCGTTTCTTTGGTGGCTACAGCAGTAGAATCCCTTCCGATTACAGAGATAGTGGATGACAATATATCTGTTCCATTAGCAAGTATGGCAGCCGCATATTTCAGTTTTTCTTTGTAG
- the LOC133715929 gene encoding phytol kinase 1, chloroplastic isoform X2: MTLLSFTPSRHLNLNPTTTFVSIVRRPPLNPVPSSLFFCPTSPPLPLHILYRPPRPSLSLVSAPRAASSAGYLLHDAGATALVLAGAYTLVLCFDNLTKRNLLQQSLSRKLVHISSGLLFVLSWPIFRELLRGPLYYVLILILSALVFWRESPVGVISLAMMCGGDGVADIMGRRFGSIKIPYNQKKSWAGSISMFVFGFLVSLGMLYYYSILGYFNLDWMDTVQKVAFVSLVATAVESLPITEIVDDNISVPLASMAAAYFSFSL; encoded by the exons ATGACCCTCTTATCCTTCACCCCCTCTCGCCACCTTAACCTCAACCCCACTACCACTTTCGTCTCTATCGTACGCCGTCCCCCTCTCAACCCAGTTCCCTCCTCCCTCTTCTTCTGCCCCACCTCCCCTCCACTTCCGCTCCACATCCTCTACCGCCCCCCACGCCCCTCCCTTTCCCTCGTCTCCGCTCCACGCGCCGCCTCCTCCGCCGGGTACCTCTTGCATGATGCAGGAGCCACCGCCCTCGTACTCGCCGGCGCCTACACTCTCGTCCTCTGCTTCGATAATCTCACCAAGCGAAACCTCCTCCAACAG AGTTTGAGCAGAAAATTGGTCCACATATCATCTGGCCTGCTCTTCGTGCTTTCCTGGCCAATTTTCAG GGAGTTGCTTAGGGGACCCTTGTATTATGTTCTTATACTGATCCTATCCGCTCTAGTGTTTTGGCGCGAGTCTCCGGTTGGAGTGATCTCCTTAGCAATGATGTGTGGTGGTGATG GTGTTGCTGATATCATGGGTAGAAGATTTGGGTCCATAAAGATCCCCTATAATCAAAAGAAGAGTTGGGCTGGGAGCATTTCCATGTTTGTTTTTGGGTTCTTGGTTTCCCTTGGGATGCTCTACTATTACTCAATTTTGGGATATTTCAATTTGGATTGGATGGATACGGTGCAAAAGGTTGCTTTCGTTTCTTTGGTGGCTACAGCAGTAGAATCCCTTCCGATTACAGAGATAGTGGATGACAATATATCTGTTCCATTAGCAAGTATGGCAGCCGCATATTTCAGTTTTTCTTTGTAG